The proteins below are encoded in one region of Casimicrobium huifangae:
- the rimM gene encoding ribosome maturation factor RimM (Essential for efficient processing of 16S rRNA) translates to MAQPPDLIALAKVGRPYGLTGAVHLYPYSADAQTLLKAKTLTIGNADFAVTRSRRHGESIVAQLVGIDSPEAAAKLTNKEVFADRAAFAPLPDGEFYWIDLIGLTCTNGDRVFGEITEIFEAGAHPILRIRLAPPEARAGEDELIPFVDAIVRSVDLAARRVDVDWAGLD, encoded by the coding sequence GTGGCGCAGCCCCCCGATCTCATCGCACTCGCCAAAGTCGGTCGTCCGTACGGATTGACCGGCGCGGTGCATTTGTACCCGTATTCCGCAGACGCGCAGACACTGCTCAAGGCCAAAACGCTGACCATCGGCAATGCCGATTTCGCGGTCACGCGCTCGCGTCGGCACGGTGAAAGCATCGTTGCCCAACTGGTCGGCATTGATTCGCCCGAAGCGGCTGCCAAACTGACCAACAAGGAAGTGTTCGCGGACCGCGCGGCCTTCGCGCCGCTTCCAGATGGTGAGTTCTACTGGATTGACCTGATTGGTCTCACCTGCACCAACGGCGATCGCGTGTTCGGTGAAATTACCGAAATCTTTGAGGCTGGTGCACACCCCATCCTGCGTATCCGCCTTGCGCCACCCGAAGCCCGGGCCGGCGAGGACGAGCTGATTCCCTTCGTCGACGCCATCGTGCGTTCGGTCGATCTGGCGGCACGCCGGGTTGATGTTGACTGGGCTGGTCTCGACTAG
- the rpsP gene encoding 30S ribosomal protein S16, translated as MVVIRLSRGGSKGAPFYNIVVSDSRNRRDGRFIERLGFYNPVGKEGAENFRVASDRLTHWVGKGAQMSDTVARLVKVSAKAAAAAPAAA; from the coding sequence ATGGTTGTTATCCGTCTTTCCCGCGGTGGTTCCAAAGGTGCCCCGTTCTACAACATCGTTGTCAGCGATTCGCGCAACCGTCGCGATGGTCGCTTCATTGAGCGTCTGGGTTTCTACAACCCGGTCGGCAAGGAAGGCGCCGAGAACTTCCGCGTTGCTTCTGACCGCCTGACCCACTGGGTCGGCAAAGGCGCGCAGATGTCCGACACCGTGGCCCGTCTGGTCAAGGTTTCGGCCAAAGCTGCTGCGGCTGCTCCGGCCGCCGCTTAA